Proteins encoded in a region of the Rutidosis leptorrhynchoides isolate AG116_Rl617_1_P2 chromosome 9, CSIRO_AGI_Rlap_v1, whole genome shotgun sequence genome:
- the LOC139868490 gene encoding uncharacterized protein produces MWPDYWPAKYPMLGIIQIPILSNERDELEWHGREGLIKIFSVCHVYETIRPTGNIVYWFEVVWHSNCIPRHAFILWLLMKQKLKTQDKLKDWEIRPDQNHDWSIVATYIVGLVAKKSGAVLVAKLLFAAAVYFIWQEKNFRLFNHKRRSAKELFGVIYYSVRLKLLSVHFKESHQIQQLRIAWQLE; encoded by the exons ATGTGGCCTGACTATTGGCCAGCAAAATATCCAATGCTTGGCATAATACAAATTCCTATTTTGTCAAATGAAAGAGACGAGCTGGAATGGCATGGTAGAGaaggtttaattaaaatattttcaGTGTGCCATGTGTATGAGACCATTCGCCCGACTGGAAATATTGTTTATTGGTTTGAAGTGGTTTGGCACTCCAATTGCATTCCTAGACATGCTTTTATTCTTTGGCTTTTAATGAAACAAAAGTTAAAAACGCAAGATAAGCTCAAAGATTGGGAGATTCGTCCGGACCAG AATCATGACTGGTCTATAGTGGCCACATATATTGTTGGTTTAGTTGCGAAGAAAAGTGGAGCTGTGCTAGTGGCTAAATTATTATTTGCTGCTGCGGTTTATTTCATTTGGCAAGAAAAGAATTTCAGATTGTTCAATCATAAAAGACGTTCCGCGAAGGAGTTGTTTGGTGTGATCTACTATTCTGTTAGGTTAAAGCTCTTATCGGTTCATTTTAAGGAGTCTCACCAGATTCAACAGCTTCGGATTGCCTGGCAGCTAGAGTGA